The stretch of DNA CTGCGCGACAAAGATGTCCTCCTTTTTCGCGTTTACCACCGCCTGCTTATATTCTTCGGTGGCGCTGCTCTCTTCCGTTGCGAGGAACCTCGTTCCCATCTGAACACCATCCGCTCCCATCCGCAAGAATCTTACGATGTCGCCGTGGGTGTAAATCCCTCCGGCGACGATGACGGGGAAGCCGCCGTACTTCAACGCCATGTCCTTAACGGGGGGCAAGAGGTTTTCGAGTCTGTTCTCTTCGAGATCCAAATGATCGATCCGGAAACCGAGATGCCCTCCGGCGAGCGGTCCCTCGAGCACGACCGCATCCGGCCGATACCCCAACCGTTCCCATTTCCTGCAAATGAGATCAAGGGCCCTTGCGGAGGACACTATCGGTATTAGGGCTGTATCCTTAGGAGGCTGAATCGCGGGCAGGTTCAGGGGCAATCCGGCCCCGGAGATGATGACATCGGCCTGTG from Thermodesulfovibrionales bacterium encodes:
- a CDS encoding nitronate monooxygenase is translated as MSGSGTLPSLTIKGRKITLPIIQGGMGVGVSLYPLAAAVAREGGVGVVSSACLDRLLSKRNGKKVRTYEAAYEEISLARSAGGFAGINIMGALARDYEDSVRGALDAQADVIISGAGLPLNLPAIQPPKDTALIPIVSSARALDLICRKWERLGYRPDAVVLEGPLAGGHLGFRIDHLDLEENRLENLLPPVKDMALKYGGFPVIVAGGIYTHGDIVRFLRMGADGVQMGTRFLATEESSATEEYKQAVVNAKKEDIFVAQ